The following is a genomic window from Dermatophilaceae bacterium Soc4.6.
GGTGGGCCGGCCTACGGTGGGGTCATGCCGTCGACGAGCCCCTCCCCCGTGCCCGGACCCGTGCGAGCAGCGAGTGAGTGGGCCTGGCGCGGCCTGGTCATCGCGGTGGCGGTCGTCGCCGTGGCCTACGTGCTGGGGACCCTCTCCCAGGTGACCGTCCCGCTCGCCGTCGCGACCCTGCTGACGGCGCTGCTCGGCACCGTGCACCGCTGGCTCTGCCGCTTCATGAAGCGCGGGCCGGCCGCGGGGCTGACCCTGCTCGCCACCCTCTTGGTCATCGCCGGGCTGGTGACGCTGGTCAGCAGCCAGATCAGCGGCGGCTTCGGCGACATGGCCTCTCAGGCGGCGGGCGGACTGACCCAGATCCGCGACTGGGTGCGCAGCACCTTCCACGTCACCGACACGCAGTTCGACGCCTACGTCGAGCAGCTCAAGTCGTCGCTCCAGAGCAGCGCCGACCTGCGCTCGTACGCCGCGAAGGCCGGGGTCACGGCCACGCACGTCGTGGCGGGGCTCTTCATCAGCCTCTTCACCCTCTTCTTCTTCCTCTACCAGGGGCCGTCGATCTGGGCCTGGGTCGTGCGCCTCTTCCCCCGTCGGGCGCGGAGCCGGATCGACTCGTCGGGGCACGTCGCGTGGGGCCAGCTCACCGCCTACACCCACGCCACCGTGCTGGTCGCGGCGGTCGACGCGGTCGGCATCACCATCGGCGCCCTCGGGCTGCGGGTGCCCTTCCCCCTCGCCATCGGGGTCCTGGTCTTCCTGCTGTCCTTCGTGCCCATCGTCGGTGCCCTGCTGAGCGGCGGCGTCGCCGTGCTGCTGGCCCTCGTGGCGCAGGGCCCGGTGACCGCCCTGATCATGCTGGGCGTCGTCATCGGGGTGCAGCAGCTGGAGTCGCACGTGCTCCAGCCCTTCATCATGGGCCGCTCGGTCAAGATCCACCCGCTGGCCGTCATCCTGGCCATCGCGACCGGCTCGATCGTGGGGGGCCTGGTCGGCACCCTGCTCGCCGTGCCCGTCGCCGCCGTGGTCAACGCGGTCGGCACCCACCTGCTGTCGACCCCGGAGCCCGAGGGCGCGGTCGCGGAGGCGGGTTGACCACGGAGGGAGCGCGGAGCCCCGCTAGCCGCTAGCCGCTAGCCGCTAGCCGCTAGCCGACGATGCGGCGGTGGCGGGCGGCCATGAGCTGCTCGAGCTCGTCGTCCTCCACCTCGATCGGCACGGGCACCATCGTGGGTGCGGCGTCCCAGTCGAGCATGCGGGGTGCGCTGTCCTTGAGCATGTAGGTGGGGGTGGGCACCGGCACCGGGCTCCACTCCTGAGCGAAGACCGCGGCGGCGGCGGCGACGCGCACGGCCTCGTCGACGGCCATGAGGTCGTAGAGCGCGGGCTCCGCCGAGACCGGCTCGACCTCTTGCTGCTGTTGACCGTCCGGCTCGACCACGCCGGGCACCGCCGGAGCACTCGGCGACACCGTGGGGCTCGAGACCGCGTCGACGGTCGCCTGGCGCGGCGCCCGCACGCGTCGCCGCTCGCCCACGCGGGCGGCTCGACGCACGGCCTGCTCGCGACGGACCGACGCCCGGGTCCAGGCCACGACGACCGCGAGCCCGGCGAGCCCCACGGGCACCGAGCCCCACGGCAGGACGCTCACGGCCGACAGCAGCACGGTCAGCGGCAGCGCGACGAGGGCCGCGAGCACGACGAGACCGCGGATGCGGCGGGCCAGCACACCGGGTCGCGCGGCGGTCCGGCCGGGTCGCCGCACGGGCGGTGTGCGCGGCCCAGACGGCGTCCGGGCCGCAGCCCTGCGCCCGCCGGGTGCGGGTCGTCCGACGAGCGCGGGACCCGTGGCGGCAGACGCGGCATACGAGCTGGTGGTGCTCGTCATGGGTGTGGTCCGCCGCTCGAGGACGCGGATGGCGTCGCTGAAGCGGTCGACCGAGCGGGCGGTCGCGAGGTGGTCGCGGCGGCGGATCCAGTGCTGCACCAGATAGACCGCCCACACCGCCACGATGACGAGGAAGATCAGGCTGCCGGGCTGCACGGTCCCGACGCTAGGGGCTCGGGCGGCCTCAACGACGGACCCCGGCCGGTGTGTCGCCCATGTGGCCCATGTGACTCGTGGTCCGAGGGACGCATTGGTCAGTCGTGGCGCGCAGACGACTCGGGCTGCACAGCGTCCGAGCCACCCGGGGGGCCGGCCTCGGAGGCTCCCGCCCACCGGCGGATCGCCGTCGCGGTGTCGAGGTCCTCACGGGTCAGGGCGAAGGTGCGGTGGTCGCGCCACTCGCCGTTGATGTGCAGGTAGTGCCGGCGCACGCCCTCGTCGCGGAAGCGCAGGTGCTCGACGACCCGCAGCGACGCGGCGTTCTCGGGCCGGATGTTGACCTCGACCCGGTGCAGGCCGGCGGCGCCGAAGGCGAAGTCGCAGACCATCGCCAGTGCCCGGGTCGCCACCCCGGAGCCCCCGAACCGGCGCGCGACCCAGTAGCCCGCCGCCCCCGACAGCAGCGACCCGTCGACGATGCCGAAGAGGTGCATCTGCCCGGCGAGGTGACCGTCGACCTCGATGGCGAAGGGGTACATCCGCCCGGCCCGGCCCTCGCGGTCGAGGCTGCGCACATACTGCCGGAAGGTCATCCGCAGCGGCTCGCCGTCGGGCATCGTCGGCTCCCACTGCCCCACGTGCTCGGCGTTGACCCGGCGCACCGCATCCCACGACCGACGGTCACGCCGGGTCAGCGGGCGCAGCACGATCGCCGGCCGCAGCCCGTCCTGGCTGGCGAGCGTCGCGGGCCACCGCCTCACCGGTGGTCGCCGCCGCGCAGCTGGTCGACGGCGTGACCGAGGATGGGCTCGAGCACCGCGAGAGCGTCCTTGACGCCCCCGGTGGAGCCGGGCAGGTTGACCACGAACGTGGTGCCCACGGTGCCGGCCAGGCCGCGCGACAGCACCGCCGTCGGCACCCCCTTCGCCACCCCGGCCGCCCGGATCGCCTCGGCGACCCCGGGCACCTCGCGCTCGATGATGCGACGGGTCATCTCGGGGGTCGCGTCGGTCGGCGAGATGCCGGTGCCGCCGGTGGTCACCACGACGGCCGGGTGCCCCGCCACCGCGGCCGCGAGGGCCTGGGCCACCGGCTCACCGTCGGGCACGACGACGGGGTCGGGCACGGCATACCCCCAGCCGCGCAGCGCCGCGACGATCAGGGGGCCGGTGCGGTCCTCGTAGACGCCCGCGGAGGCGCGGTTCGAGGCCACGACCACCACGGCGTCGTAGGGAGCGCTGCTCACGACCCCTCCTCACGCCAGTCACCGCTGCGCCCACCGGACTTGGCGGTGACCCGCACGTCGGTGATGCGCGAGTGCTTGTCGACCGCCTTGACCATGTCCACCAGCGCGAGCGCGGCGACGCTCACCGCGGTGAGGGCCTCCATCTCGATGCCGGTGCGGTCGGCCGTGCGCACGGTGGCGACGATGTCGACACCCTCGTCGGTGACGCTCAGGTCGACACTCACGCCGTGGACGGCGATGGGGTGGGCCAGCGGGATCAGCTCGGGGGTGCGCTTGGCCGCCTGGATGCCGGCGATGCGGGCGACGGCGAGGGCGTCACCCTTGGGCACGTTGCCGGCCCGCAGTGCGGCGACCGCCGCCGGCGACAGCAGCACCCGGCCGGCCGCCGACGCCTCGCGGGCGGTGACCGCCTTGGCGCTGACGTCGACCATGTGGGCCGACCCGTCGGCCCGCACGTGGGTGAGGCGAGGCTGCTCGCTCACCACGCGCCGATCCTGCCCTCGTCGCCGCCGAGCAGCCACAGGTCGACCTCGTCCCCGGCCTGCAGCCGGCTCACCGGCGCCGGCACGATCACGAAGGCGTTGGCCCGCGACAGGTCGCCCACGAAGTGCGACCCCTGACCCTGCACGGGGTCGGCCTCCCAGCCGTCGGCGGTGCGGGTCGCGACCGCGCGGGCGATCTGGGTGCGCCCGGCCGGCGAGCGCAGGTCGTGGCTGAGCCGCGCCGTCAGCACCGGGCGGGTCGCCGGCGAGAGCCCCATCATCGTGCGCAGCGCGGGGCGCACGAAGACCTCGAAGGAGACGTAGGACGAGACGGGGTTGCCCGGCAGCGTGAAGATCGGGACCCGGCGCTCGCCCAGGAGGCCGAAGCCCTGCGGCTTGCCCGGCTGCATCGCCACGCCGAGGAACTCGACGTCGCCGCGGGCGCGCAGCGACTCCTTGACGACGTCGTAGGCGCCCATGCTCACGCCGCCGCTGGTGACGATGGCGTCGACCTCGCCTGCGAGCCGGTCGACCGTGGCGAGCACCAGGGCCGCGTCGTCGTCCACGCTGAGGCGCTCGGCGACAGTGCACCCGGCCTCCACCACCGCGGCAGCGAGCATGTGCGAGTTGGAGTCGTGGATCTGGCCCGGGGCGAGCGGCTGCCCCGGGGGCACCAGCTCGGCCCCCGTCGAGACGACGGCAACCCGCAGGCGGGGGTGGACGAGCACGTCGCCGTGACCGGTGGCCGCCGCCAGGGCGACCCGGCGCGCGTCGAGCACCTCCCCGGCGTGCAGCACGATGGCGCCCGCCCGCACGTCCTCACCCACCGGGCGGATGGAGAGCCCCACCGGCGCCGACGCGCGGATCTCGACCGTCACGGTGCCACCGTCGGTGTCCTCGACCTTCACGACCGTGTCGGCCCCGGCCGGCATCATCGCGCCGGTCATGATGCGCACGGCCTCGCCGGGCCCGACCTCGCGGTCGGCCACCCCGCCGGCCGGCACCTCACCCACCACCGGCAGGGAGACGCGGCTGGCCGGGTCGTCGGGGTGGGCCGACGCGACGTCGGCGGCGCGCACGGCATACCCGTCCATGGCGGAGTTGTCGAAGCCGGGCAGGTCGACCCGCGAGACGAGGTCCTCGGCGAGCACGAGGCCGAGGCAGGCCTCGATGGGCACGCGCACCGGCTCACCCGGGCGCACCGCGGCGAGCACGGTGGCCAGGTGCTCCGCGACCGAGCGCATCAGGCGCCCAGGGTCGTGCCGTCAGCGACCTGCGGGGTCCGGGCCCCGTCGACCACCACGTCACCGACGGCCACGACGTGGGCGCCGAAGTGCACGTCGCCCGTGACCACGAAGGACGTCGCGGCCCGCAGGGACGGCACCCCGTGGGCGAAGCGCTTCTCGAAGCCCGGCACGAGCTTGTAGGCCCGGCCGAGGTCGACGTAGGGCTCGGCGTGGTGGATCACGCTGACGACCGTGGAGTCGGCGGCGAGCTCGAAGATGTCGGAGCGCACGAGGAGCAGCTCGTTGGTCGTCTTGACCGGACGGAAGCGGGTGCGCGGCACGAAGAGCGCCCGCGCCCCCTCGATGCGCTCGACCGCGGCGCCCATCGCCGTCTCGATCTGGATGACGGGGGTGGAGTCGGGGTCGCTGGGGTCGACCGTCTTGCGGTTGACGATGACGGGCAGCCCCAGACCGACCTCGCCGTGCTCCTCGCTCTGAGCGAGCAGCCGGTCGACGGCCCGCAGGTCCACCCACAGGTTGTTGGCGTGGAAGGTCGTGTGACGGGTGTTGTCCTGGAAGAACTCGTCCTCGCCCTCCTTGACCATCGCGCTGTCGCGCAGCACCAGCTGGCCGTCGCTCTTGCGGACCGCGAGGTGGCCGCCCTTGCGGTCGTTGACCGTGCGCTCGCAGACCTCGGCGACGTAGGGGATGTCGTTGGCGAGCAGCCAGGCCGCGATCCGCGGGTCGCAGGTGGCGCCGAGGTTGTCGGCGTTGGAGAGGAAGACGTAACGGAAACCCTTGTCCAGCAACGTCTTCAGCAGCCCTGAGCTCTTGAGGGAGACGTAGACGTCGCCGTGCCCCGGCGGGCACCACTCGAGCTCGGGGTCGGCGGGGTGGTCGACCGGCGAGAGGTCGTCGGAGCGCAGCTTGGGCTCGGCGCTCTGCACGAAGTCGAGCGGCAGGCCGTCGACAGCGAGGTCGGGGTAGCGCGCGAGGATCTCGAGGGAGGCCTCGCGCGTGCGGAAGGAGTTCATCAGCACCAGTGGGAGGTCGACCCCGTGCTGCGCGCGCAAGGCCAGCACCTGCCGGCAGATCACGTCGAGAAAGCTCAGCCCGTCCTTGACCTCGAGGGCCGACTTGGGGCCGGTGATGCCCATCGAGGTGCCGAGGCCGCCGTTGAGCTTGACGATGGCGACCAGGCCCAGCGCCCGCGCGAGGTCGTCGTCGTCGGCCACGTCGGCCACGTCGGCGAGCGCGGGCACGTCGGTCAGCGGGTCGATGGTGTCCTCGGGGATCACCCCGCCCGCCCCGGTCGTGAGGATCTCCTCGAGCCTCACATAGCTCGCCTCGAAGGCCCGCACCGCGAGATCGTCTTCCCCGTGCTCCCGCATCCGCGTCGTCGCATCGGCCAGACCCTCAGCACTCATGGCGCCCACCCTACGATGTGGCTCGTGGGCGTGGCGGACGAGGCCGAGCAGGTGGCGGCGGACAAGAGCGTGGTCCGTCGCACGGCGCGGGGGCGCCGACGCGAGCTGGTGTCGACCCGCGACCTCGTCGCCGACGCCGAGGCGCTGGCCGGGCACGTCGTGGGACTGGTGGCGCGGCATGGGGCAGGTCGGGTGGGGCGCGTCGCGGCCTACGAGTCGTACGGGGTCGAGCCGCCCACCGAGCGCCTCGTCGCGGCGCTCGCGGCCGTGGGGCACGAGGTGATCCTGCCCCGGCTGCTGGAGGACCGCTCGCTCCAGTGGTGCGACCTCGACGGACACCTGCTGGGGGCCGACGCCCTGGCCACCGCGGTGGTGGTCGTGACCCCCGGGCTGGCCGTCGACCGGGTCGGGACACGCCTCGGGCAGGGTGGCGGCTCCTACGACCGGGCCCTGGTCCACCGGCGGCCCGGAGCCCTGGTCGTCACCCTGCTGCACGACGGCGAGCTGCGAGCGCCCGGCGAACTGCTGCCGGCGTCGCCGCTCGACCGGCCCGTCGACGGCGTGGTCACCGCCGACGGCGGCTTCGTCACCCTGAGGCCCACCCCACCCCTCGACTCACGCGTGCTGGTCTGACCGCGCTGGCCGGTCTCAGCCCCCCTGCAGGTGCCCGCTCGGCACGAGGGTGAGGGTCTCCTCCGCCGCCCGCTCGACCGCAGCCCGGGTCGACGGCCAGGCATAGCTGCCGCCAGAAGCCCAGGTGTCGGCCTGGTCGATGTAGTGCGCGTCGTAGGGGTGGCCGCTGTTGCCGGTCTGGTTGACCCAGGTGGAGGCGTCGAGGTCACCGAGGTCGACGACCATCCGCATCGACGGGGCACTCGTGACCTTGAAGGTGGAGCCGCTGATGTCGGTGGGGGCCGCGCCGGGGGCCCGGGCGGCCGCGTTGTAGCTGTTGGCGTTGACGATCGAGGTGCCGCCGGGCAGGCCGATGGGGCCTCGGTTGAAGACCGAGCGCACGAAGGCCGGCACCGTCGGGCCACCCAGCACCGGGTGGGTCAGGGTGACCTCGTGCAACGAGCCCCACGACCAGGTGACGGGGTCCTTGCCCAGGTGCCGGGTCAGGTCGAGCCGCGCGCCGATGAGCGCCTTCTTGAGGATCTCGTCGCGCCCCTCGACGACCCCCGGGGTCTGCTTGTCGTCCCACCAGGGGTTGTTGGGCTGGTCGAGGAGCGTGGTGACCGCGACCATCCAGCGCGACCCGCCAGCGGCCTGGATGCCGTCGGGCAGCTCGTCGTTGAAGGTGTACTGCAGCAGGCGCACCCAGACGGCGTTGAAGTACGACGCCCGCACGCCCGCCTTGCTGCGGTCGGCCGGCTCGGTGAAGTCCCAGTCGGCGAGCAGCGCCTGGGCCTGCTGGGCGAACTGCTCGTTGGAGGTGTTGTCGACCCCGGGCTCCTCGCCGGCATGGCTCAGCAGGTCGACCGACAGCAGCGCCTTGACCAGCGTCGGGGCGAAGTCGTTGCGGGTGTCGAGCTGGATCGAGCGCATGTCGTCGGGCGAGACCTTGCCGCCGCCTCGGAGCCGGGCCTGGAGCAGGTCCTTGATGCGCTGCGAGCGGAAGCCGAGGTCCCAGTCGGTGGTGAGGAACGGCCCCCCGCGCGCTGCGGTCACCTGCTGGTTGGCGGTGACGATGAAGCCCTCGGTCGGGTCGTAGGACCACGGCAGCCGGTCGAAGGGCACGTAGCCACGCCAGTCGTAGGAGCTGTCCCACCCGGGCGCCGGCCAGTAGCCCGGCACGGTGTTGGGCACCGAGGTCGACCGCACGGGCACGAGACCGGGAGCCTGGTAGCCGATGTGCCCGGCCGTGTCGGCGTAGACGAGATTCTGTGACGGCACGGCGAAGAGCTTTGCCGCAGCGCGGAACTGCGTGAAGTCGGTCGCGCGGTCGAGGGCGAAGATCGCGTCGGCTGTGGTGGACGGCACCAGCCCCGTCCAGGCGAGCGACACGGCGTACGTGTCCTGCTGGGGGGCGAGGCGCACCAGCGCCCGACGCCCGACCTGCGCCGCCGAGTCGATGACGTCGCTGATGATCGGGCCGTGCACCGTGCGCCGCACGGTGAGCGGCACGTCGGCGCCACCGGCGACCTTGATCGTCTCCATCGTGGTCTCGAGCGGCACCTGCTTGCCGTCGCGCAGGTAGGTGCCGTCGGTGACCTTCTCGAGGTAGAAGTCGGAGACGTCCGGGCCGAGGTTGGTGAATCCCCAGGCGATGGAGCCGTTGTGCCCGATCACGATGCCCGGCAGACCGGCGAAGGAGAAGCCCGAGACGTCGAAGGGGCAGGTCGCCGTCACCACGCGGCAGTGCAGACCGGTCTGGTACCAGACCCCGGGAAGAGAGGTCGCGAGATGCGGGTCGTTGGCCAGCAGCGGCTTGCCCGTGGTCGTGTGCTCGCCGCTGACGACCCACGAGTTCGAGCCGATGCCCTCACCGTGACCGAGCAGGGTGGGCACGGCGTCGAGCGCCTGCTGCACCCCGGCATACACGCTGGGCGCCACCTGCCCGTAGGCCGCGGGGGCGGTCGTCGTCGCGGTCGTGGTCGCCCGGCGCAGGGCCTGCGGCACCGCCGAACCCGCCGCGGTCGTGGCGGGGGCCCAGTCGGCGCCGGAGAGGATCGGGTCGTGGCCCGCGGCCGCGTAGTCGGGGTAGATGACCTTCAGCTGGGCCTGGGAGTAGGTCGTGCCGAGGCGCGCGCGGGCGAGCTCGTCGTCGTAGTTGCTGCGCAGGTCCCAGGCCATCGCCTTGAGCCAGGTCAGGGAGTCGACGGCGGTCCACCGCTCGACGGTGTAGTCCTTGATCTGCTGGCCCAGCACGACGTACTCCAGCGCCATGTTGGCGTTGGAGCCCCCCGCGCGGGCGATGTAGTCGTTGACCCCGTCGGCGTAGGCGTTGAGGTAGGCGCGGGTGCTGGGTGCCAGACCGGGCAGCTCGGCCTCGGCGACCGTGCGCCACCCGAGGGTGCGCACCACCCGGTCGGCCGGCAGGCCCGCCGACCCGACGAGCTCGGAGAGCCGGCCCGCCGTGACGTGCCGGCGGTAGTCCATCTCGAAGAAGCGGTCCTGCGCCGCGACGAAGCCCTGCGCCCGGAAGAGGTCGTCGGTCGAGTCGGCGTAGATCTGCGGGGTGCCCTGCGCGTCACGCAGCACGCTGACCCGCGCCCCCAGCCCGTTGAGCTCGATCTCGCCGCGCGTCTGGGGGAACGACTGCCGCACGATCGCGGTGCCGGCCACCGCAGCGAGCGCGACCACGATGACGAGGAGGGTGGCCACACCCAGGCCGACCCTCCGCAGGACTCTCGCTCGCTCCACCCTGCGAGACTAATGCGGCGCGACGACAGACCGACGACCGACGCAGGAGGCCTGCCGTGACCGACCTGATCCCGCTCGCGCTCCCGGTCGCGCTCCAGGGCGCGCTGCCGGGCGCGCTGCCGGCCGCGCTCCCCGGGGCGTACGGTCCCCCCGACCTGACCCGGTCGCTGCTGCTCGGCTCGATCGTGCTGCTGGTGGCGGTCGTGGCCGTGCGGCTCTCGCTGCGCTCGGGCGTGCCGGCGCTGCTGCTCTTCCTCGGGATCGGGCTGGCGATCGGCGAGGGCGGACTCGGCAACCGCTTCGACAACCGCTCGCTGACCCAGGTGCTGGGCTACGCCGCGCTGATCCTCATCCTGGCCGAGGGTGGCCTGACCACCCGCTGGTCCGGCATCCGCAGGTCGGTGGCGCCGGCGGCGGTGCTCTCGACCGTCGGGGTCGTCGTGTCGGTGGCGGTCGTCGGCGTCGCCGCCCGCTACCTGCTGCACCTCGACTGGACCGTCGCCCTGCTCGTCGGGGCGATCCTGACCTCGACCGACGCGGCCGCCGTCTTCTCGGTGCTGCGCACGGTGCCGTTGCCGCGGCGGCTCACGGGGCTGCTCGAGGCCGAGTCGGGATTCAACGACGCCCCGGTCGTCATCCTCGTGGTGACCCTGGCGACGGCGTCGGTCCCCGGGGCCACCCCCCTGCCGTGGTGGCTCGTCGTGCTCGAGGCGGTTGGTGAGCTGCTCGGCGGGGCCGCGGTCGGCCTGCTCCTGGGCCGGCTGGGCGGCCTGTTCCTGCGCCGCGCAGCCGGCGCGTCCTCGGGCCTGTTCTCGATCGGGGTCATCGCCCTGTCGGTCCTCGCGTATGCCGTCGCCGACTCCGCGCACACGAGCGGCTTCATCGCCGCCTACCTCTCGGCCCTCGTGCTCGGCAACATGGGTCTGCCGCACGGCCCCGCCGTGCACGCCTTCTCGTCGGCGATCGGGTCGGTCGCCCAGATCGGCCTCTTCGTGCTGCTCGGGCTGCTGGCGTCGCCCGGTCGGCTGGTGGAGCGCATCCCGACCGCACTGGTCGTCGGCCTCGTGCTGCTGCTGGTCGCCCGCCCCCTGTCGGTGGTGGTGTCGCTGACGCCCTTCCGCATCGGCTGGCGCGACCAGGTCTTCTTCTCGTGGGCGGGGCTGCGGGGCGCCGTCCCCGTCGTGCTGGCCACGGTGCCGACCACGCTCGGCACGCCCGGCACCGAGTGGGTCTTCGACCTCGTCTTCGTGCTCGTCGTCATCTTCACGCTCGTGCAGGCGCCCACCCTGCCGTGGGTGGCCCGCCGGCTGGGGCTCGTCGAGTCGGTGCAGCAGCGGGCGCTGCACGTGGAGACCACGCCGCTCGAGCAGATGGGGGCCGACATCGTGCAGGTCACGGTCGGGGAGCGGTCGCGGATCCACGGCGTCGAGGTCTTCGAGCTGCGGCTGCCCGCCGGGGCGACCGTCACCCTGATCGTGCGCGACGGCGTCGGCCTGGCGCCCACCCCCCGCACCGCGCTGCGGCACGGCGACCAGCTGCTCATCGTCGCGACCGCGTCGGCGCGGGCGGCCGCCGAGGCCCGGGTGCGGGCCGTCGACCGCGCCGGCCGCCTCGCCGGGTGGGCCGAGCCGCCCGGGTCGTGACCAGCGGTCGGGTGTTCACGCGAGTCCTCGTACACTCGGGTCGTCGCTTCGCGGCACCTGACCAGCAAGATCACCGGAGGACCTCGTGCCCACCTACGCCTACTCCTGCACCGCCTGCGCTCACGCGTTCGACGCCGTGCAGAAGTTCACCGACGACGCCCTGACCGCGTGCCCCGAGTGCGGTGACCGCCTGCGCAAGGTCTACGGCTCGATCGGCGTGTCCTTCAAGGGCTCGGGCTTCTATCGCAACGACTCCCGCGCGGCGAGCACCGGCTCGGGGAGCGGCCCCAAGGGTGAGGGCAAGAGCGAGGGCAAGAGCGACTCGACGAGCGAGACCAAGACCGAGACGAAGACGGAGAAGAAGCCCGAGAAGAAGACGGAGACCACGAGCGCGTCGTCGGGTTCGTCGGGCTCGTCCAGCAGCACCCCAGCCGCCTCCTGAGCGGTGGGGGCGGCAGCGGTATGACGCAGATCCGGCCTGTCACCCGGGACGACCTGGGCCCGCTGCTGGCCCTGGCGCAGGAGGCCTTCGGCCCCTACCCGGGCGACGCCGCACCGCCGCCGCTCGAGGCGCCCGGGCGCCGTCGCTGGGCGTCGTTCGACCAGGGCCGACCGGTCGCTCACCTGGCCGTGCGCCGCTACGACTCCTGGTGGTCCGGTGCGCAGGTGCCGACCGCGGGCATCGCCTCGGTCACCGTCGCCGCCGAGCGGCGCGGCCAGGGGCTGCTCGGCGGTCTGCTGGGCGCGGCCCTCGAGGCCGAGCGGGCCGAGGGCACCTGCGTGCTCTCGACGCTCTACCCGACCGCCACGGGCATCTACCGCTCGCTGGGCTACGAGGTGGTGACGTCGTACGACCTGGTCGACGTGCCGGTCGCCGGCCTCGACCGGCTGCGGCCGAGCCCGGCGATCACGGTGCGGCGGGCCGAGGTCGACGACGTCGCCGCCGTGCGCGCCGTCTACGACACGTGGGCCGCGGCGCAGTGCGGGCCACTGACCCGGCGCGGGCCCTCCTTCGGGGCCGACGACAGCGAGCTGCTCGCGGCCTCCACCGGCACGACCCTCGCGCTCGACGAGGGCGGCGCGGTCGTCGGCTACACGTCGTGGACGCGCGGTCCAGGCTACGACGGCCACGCCGTGATCACGGTGCACGACCTGCTGGCCACCGACGACCGCGCGCACGTCAGCCTCTGGTCGTTCTTCTCGTCCTTCTCCAGCGTGGTCGGCACCCTGCGGGTGCGCACGTCGGGCGTCGACGCGGCCCGCCGGCACCTGCCGGGGTCGATGGGCACCGTCGCCGAGTCCCGCCCCTACATGCTGAGGGTCGACGACGTCGCCGCCGCGGTCAGCGCGCTCGCGCCGAGCGGCGAGGCTCGCTTCGCCGTCTCCGGCGACCGGCTCGGTGTCATGGACGGCACGTATGCCGTCGCCGACGGCACCTGCTCCCGGCTCGACGACCAGCCCGCCCCGGGTGTGCCCACCTTCAGCCCCCGCGGCCTGGCACTGGCCTATGCGGGCGTCGAGTCCCCGGCCTCGTTGCGGCTCGCCGGGCTCCTGCACGGGCCCATGGACGACGCCTTCCTGCCGGGCGGCTGGGGTGGAACGGGCGCGGTGCACGTGCGCGACTACTTCTGACCCGGTCCTCCACAGCCCCCTGCGCCCCGGCGGCCGTCCACAGGCGACGAGCTCCCCACCGTGTGCAGCCGCCACCGGCCGTAGGGTCGGCCCATGACGTCGAGCGCCTCCCCCACCACCGCCACCGCCCCCCTGGCCGAGATCGGCATCATCGGGGGCTCGGGGTTCTACGAGTTCTTCACCGACGCCGAGCGGGTCAGCGTCGAGACCCCGTTCGGGTCGCCGAGCGACGACCTGGTCATCGGTGAGGTCGAGGGACGTCGGGTGGCGTTCCTGGCCCGTCACGGTCAGGGCCACCGTTTCCCGCCCCACCGGGTCAACTACCGGGCCAACCTGTGGGCGCTGCGCGCGGTCGGGGTGCGGCAGGTGCTCGCACCGTGTGCGGTCGGGTCGCTGCGCCGCGAGCTCGGGCCGGGCACGGTCGTCGTGCCCGACCAGGTCGTCGACCGCACCTGGGGCCGCGCGCACACGGTCTACGACGCCGAGGGTCCGGTCGTGCACGTCGGCTTCGCCGACCCCTACTGCCCGCGGCTGCGCGAGGCGGTCACCCGCACCGCCGCGGGGGCGGGCATGCCGGTCGAGGGCTCCGGCACCCTCGTGGTCGTCAACGGGCCGCGGTTCTCCTCGCGGGCCG
Proteins encoded in this region:
- a CDS encoding S-methyl-5'-thioadenosine phosphorylase, which translates into the protein MTSSASPTTATAPLAEIGIIGGSGFYEFFTDAERVSVETPFGSPSDDLVIGEVEGRRVAFLARHGQGHRFPPHRVNYRANLWALRAVGVRQVLAPCAVGSLRRELGPGTVVVPDQVVDRTWGRAHTVYDAEGPVVHVGFADPYCPRLREAVTRTAAGAGMPVEGSGTLVVVNGPRFSSRAESHWHQQAGWSIVGMTGMPEASIARELALCFSHVALVTDHDAGVEGDTGVTHAEVLEVFGQNIEALKSVLAQTIPTLPPPQDDASATCACRRSLDGLTLPFELP